In Poecilia reticulata strain Guanapo linkage group LG17, Guppy_female_1.0+MT, whole genome shotgun sequence, the following proteins share a genomic window:
- the LOC108167072 gene encoding uncharacterized protein LOC108167072: protein MEMEKEKMVEVLSGEECVLLPCKMMGLLPKDVKVEWVDAGNRKVHVYQNGSDKPEEQNQLYRNRTKLKRDLWKTGDFSLSLRHPTYRDNNVYTCSVHSWLRNIQMMKQVQLEVKTQQVVVDSGVESVLLPCRTKVHLPGNGKVEWRDGDNDVVHVYQKGSDQHGEQGQYYRNRTKMNEDPLNTGNLSLTLRYPEVSDGYTCRVYSSDGEILIEKQIQLEVKDHEVEVEDGAESVLLPFKETLELLAGDKVEWRRYDLEPPIKVHVYLNGSDQPGELSRLYRNRTKMDADPLKTGDLSLTLRRPTKRDSGDYQCVVLREEKLLRVKYFSLKIKVQQVKVESEMESVLLPWKAKVHLPEDATVEWKDRYDNIVHVYENGSDQPTEQKPAYRNRTKMDEDPLKTGDLSLTLRRPKDDGTYICRVYSRDGEILMEKQVELRFRCQQVEVEEGAESVLLPFEETLELLAGDKVEWRRYEPEPVINVYVYQNGSVQTGDQDQCYRTRTKMGEDLLKSGDLSLTLRHPTMRDSGKYGCKVWREGKVLRKKWFHLKVKAGTFQVQPEDIRTSSSVESTPLMANQSV from the coding sequence atggagaTGGAGAAGGAGAAGATGGTGGAGGTGCTTTCAGGGGAGGAGTGTGTCCTCCTTCCCTGCAAAATGATGGGCCTCCTGCCTAAAGACGTTAAGGTGGAATGGGTGGATGCAGGCAACAGGAAGGTCCATGTGTATCAGAACGGTTCTGATAAGCCTGAAGAACAGAACCAGCTCTACAGAAACAGGACTAAGCTGAAGAGAGACCTGTGGAAGACTGGAGACTTCAGTCTGTCTCTGAGACATCCTACATATAGAGACAATAACGTCTACACCTGCAGTGTCCACAGCTGGTTAAGAAACATCCAAATGATGAAACAAGTTCAGCTAGAGGTCAAAACCCAACAGGTGGTGGTGGATTCAGGGGTGGAGTCTGTCCTTCTACCCTGTAGAACTAAAGTGCATCTGCCTGGAAACGGTAAAGTGGAGTGGAGGGATGGAGACAATGATGTGGTCCATGTGTACCAGAAAGGGTCTGATCAGCATGGAGAACAGGGCCAGTACTACAGAAACAGAACCAAGATGAATGAAGACCCACTGAACACTGGAAATCTCAGTCTGACTCTGAGATATCCTGAAGTTAGTGATGGTTATACTTGCAGGGTCTACAGCAGTGATGGAGAAATCCTGATAGAGAAACAAATTCAGCTGGAGGTCAAAGATCatgaggtggaggtggaggatgGGGCGGAGTCTGTCCTGCTGCCATTCAAAGAAACACTTGAGCTGCTGGCAGGAGATAAAGTGGAGTGGAGGCGCTATGACCTTGAACCACCAATAAAGGTCCATGTGTATCTGAATGGTTCTGATCAGCCTGGAGAACTGAGCCGGCTCTACAGAAACAGAACCAAGATGGATGCAGACCCGCTGAAGACTGGAGACCTTAGTCTGACTCTGAGACGTCCCACAAAGAGAGACAGTGGAGATTATCAATGTGTAGTCCTGAGAGAGGAAAAACTACTGagagtaaaatatttctctCTGAAGATCAAAGTCCAACAGGTGAAGGTGGAATCAGAGATGGAGTCTGTCCTGCTGCCATGGAAAGCCAAAGTTCATCTGCCTGAAGATGCTACAGTGGAGTGGAAGGACAGATATGATAACATCGTTCATGTGTATGAGAATGGCTCTGATCAGcctacagaacagaaaccggCCTACAGAAACAGAACCAAGATGGATGAAGACCCACTGAAGACTGGAGATCTCAGTCTGACTCTGAGACGTCCTAAAGACGACGGAACATACATCTGCAGAGTCTACAGCAGAGATGGAGAAATCCTGATGGAGAAACAAGTTGAACTCCGATTTAGATGCCaacaggtggaggtggaggagggggcAGAGTCTGTCCTGCTGCCATTCGAAGAAACACTTGAGCTGCTGGCAGGAGATAAAGTGGAGTGGAGGCGCTATGAACCTGAACCGGTGATAAATGTCTATGTGTATCAGAATGGTTCTGTTCAGACTGGAGACCAGGACCAGTgctacagaaccagaaccaagatgGGTGAAGACCTGCTGAAGTCTGGAGACCTCAGTCTGACTCTGAGACATCCCACAATGAGAGACAGTGGAAAGTATGGATGTAAAGTCTGGAGAGAGGGAAAGGTCCTGAGAAAAAAATGGTTCCATCTGAAGGTCAAAGCAGGGACATTCCAGGTCCAACCAGAGGACATCAGGACCAGCAGCTCAGTTGAATCGACTCCTCTGATGGCCAATCAATCAGTTTGA